A genomic region of Mesobacillus jeotgali contains the following coding sequences:
- a CDS encoding DUF3243 domain-containing protein, with the protein MSVLDNWNQWKDFLGDRLHQAQDQGMNKEVMGDLAYQIGDYLAKNVDPKNEQERVLADLWSVASPDEQHAIATMMVKLVQNNGTQQ; encoded by the coding sequence ATGTCCGTATTGGATAATTGGAATCAGTGGAAGGATTTCTTGGGAGACCGCCTTCATCAGGCGCAGGACCAGGGAATGAATAAAGAAGTCATGGGAGACCTTGCCTACCAAATCGGGGATTATCTTGCTAAAAATGTCGACCCTAAAAATGAGCAGGAAAGAGTCCTTGCAGACCTTTGGTCAGTTGCAAGCCCTGACGAACAGCATGCAATCGCTACAATGATGGTTAAACTTGTACAGAACAATGGTACTCAACAATAA
- a CDS encoding DUF3388 domain-containing protein, with translation MEKKEWYLEYEIVINRPGLLGDISSLLGMLSINIVTINGVDEGRRGLLILAKDDDQIERLESILNTMDTIRVIKIREPKLRDRMAVRHGRYIQRDADDKKTFRFVRDELGLLVDFMAELFKQEGHKLIGIRGMPRVGKTESVVASSVCANKRWLFVSSTLLKQTIRNQLIEDEYNAENLFIIDGIVSTRRANEKHWQLVREIMRLPAVKVVEHPDIFVQNTEYTMDDFDYIIELRNNPDEEIVYDMVQKNHMFTDSDFGGFDF, from the coding sequence ATGGAAAAAAAAGAATGGTACTTGGAATATGAAATAGTGATTAACCGTCCAGGACTGCTAGGTGATATATCCTCTTTGCTTGGTATGCTGTCAATCAACATTGTTACGATCAATGGAGTCGATGAAGGTAGACGTGGTCTGTTGATCCTTGCGAAAGATGATGACCAAATTGAGCGCTTAGAGTCAATTTTGAATACAATGGATACAATAAGGGTAATTAAAATCCGTGAACCCAAACTTCGGGACCGAATGGCGGTCAGACACGGCAGGTATATACAGCGTGACGCAGATGATAAAAAAACATTCCGGTTTGTAAGGGATGAGCTTGGACTACTCGTCGATTTTATGGCAGAATTGTTTAAGCAGGAGGGGCACAAGCTGATTGGGATCCGCGGGATGCCGCGAGTTGGCAAGACAGAATCGGTTGTAGCTTCAAGCGTTTGTGCAAATAAACGCTGGTTGTTTGTTTCTTCAACATTATTGAAACAGACAATCCGGAATCAATTAATTGAAGATGAATACAATGCAGAAAACCTGTTTATCATTGACGGAATCGTTTCCACACGGAGGGCAAATGAAAAGCACTGGCAGCTTGTCAGGGAAATTATGCGCCTGCCTGCGGTGAAGGTTGTGGAACATCCGGATATTTTTGTCCAAAACACGGAATATACAATGGATGATTTTGATTATATTATTGAACTTCGCAATAATCCTGATGAAGAAATCGTTTATGACATGGTTCAGAAGAATCACATGTTCACCGATTCTGATTTTGGAGGATTTGATTTTTAA
- a CDS encoding helix-turn-helix domain-containing protein has translation MTELGNILKEAREAKGLSLDELQSITKIQKRYLLGIEEGNYSMMPGKFYVRAFIKQYAEAVGLDPEQLFEQHKNEIPSTYNEELPEQLSRVQSRKSISPETSKVLDFLPKLLIAIFMIGAIALVWYLIVKSAGDGADQPANTDKSKPNFEETEEFADGSGDEDTGEEEEAAEEEEPAEEEAEPETPAQEITVASNSGSNTVYELKGAETFVIKIVSLGQTWVGLSNGSGKTIFQETLVKGKNESRTEDLSNEAKAVINIGRAPDTEIYVNDQKLEYAVPPEQDMTQVITINFVK, from the coding sequence GTGACTGAGTTAGGAAATATATTAAAGGAAGCACGTGAAGCTAAGGGCCTCAGCCTGGACGAACTGCAGTCCATCACGAAAATACAGAAGCGCTACCTTCTTGGTATTGAAGAGGGCAATTATTCAATGATGCCAGGAAAGTTCTATGTCCGTGCATTCATTAAACAATATGCTGAAGCTGTCGGCCTTGATCCAGAACAGCTGTTTGAGCAGCATAAGAATGAAATTCCATCTACATACAACGAAGAGTTGCCTGAGCAGCTTTCCCGCGTTCAGTCGAGGAAAAGCATCTCACCTGAGACTTCGAAAGTATTGGATTTTTTACCGAAGTTACTAATTGCCATATTCATGATAGGTGCCATTGCCCTTGTTTGGTATCTTATTGTCAAGAGTGCAGGTGATGGGGCTGACCAGCCTGCAAATACAGACAAGAGCAAGCCAAACTTTGAAGAGACTGAAGAGTTTGCAGATGGTAGCGGTGACGAGGATACAGGCGAGGAAGAAGAAGCTGCTGAGGAAGAGGAACCAGCTGAAGAGGAAGCCGAGCCTGAAACTCCAGCACAGGAGATTACCGTCGCCTCGAACAGTGGCAGCAACACGGTATATGAACTCAAGGGTGCCGAAACATTTGTCATCAAAATTGTTTCATTGGGGCAGACATGGGTAGGTCTTTCAAATGGTTCAGGTAAAACCATATTTCAGGAAACCCTTGTTAAAGGAAAGAATGAAAGCCGTACTGAGGACTTATCAAACGAGGCCAAGGCAGTAATTAATATTGGACGGGCTCCTGATACGGAAATCTATGTAAATGATCAAAAGCTTGAGTATGCAGTGCCGCCTGAACAAGATATGACCCAGGTGATTACGATTAATTTTGTGAAATAA
- the pgsA gene encoding CDP-diacylglycerol--glycerol-3-phosphate 3-phosphatidyltransferase, translating into MNLPNKITVSRILLIPLFMIIMIVPFSWGEISLLGTTMPVTHFVGALIYIFASVTDWVDGYLARKHNLVTNLGKFLDPLADKLLVSSALIVLVELGYAPAWIVIIIISREFAVTGLRLLLAGGGEVVAAKMPGKIKMWAQTVAISALLLHNIIFEAFSIPFADIALWVAMIFTIWSGWDYFAKNMQVFRNSK; encoded by the coding sequence ATGAACTTGCCAAATAAAATTACGGTTTCACGAATATTGTTGATTCCGTTATTCATGATCATCATGATTGTCCCATTTTCGTGGGGGGAGATTTCCCTTCTTGGTACAACCATGCCGGTCACACATTTTGTTGGGGCGCTAATTTATATATTTGCGTCGGTGACAGACTGGGTTGACGGCTATCTGGCACGAAAGCACAATTTAGTTACCAATCTTGGGAAATTTCTTGACCCTCTCGCCGATAAACTGCTTGTCTCTTCTGCGTTGATTGTGTTGGTTGAACTGGGGTATGCCCCTGCGTGGATTGTCATCATCATTATTAGCCGGGAATTTGCCGTCACAGGACTTCGCTTACTGCTAGCAGGCGGTGGTGAGGTTGTAGCAGCAAAAATGCCTGGCAAAATCAAAATGTGGGCACAAACAGTGGCAATTTCAGCGCTGTTGCTGCACAATATCATTTTTGAAGCATTCTCAATCCCGTTTGCAGATATCGCATTATGGGTGGCAATGATCTTTACAATTTGGTCTGGATGGGATTACTTCGCTAAAAATATGCAAGTGTTCCGTAATTCCAAATAA
- a CDS encoding competence/damage-inducible protein A, translated as MNAEIIAVGSELLLGQIVNTNARFLSRQLAELGINVFYHTVVGDNPDRLKNAMGIARERADLIIFTGGLGPTKDDLTKDTIAGQLGKQLVLDEEAMRSIELYFEKTNRVMTENNRKQALVIEGSTVLKNEHGMAPGMFLTTADNKFMLLPGPPSEMEPMFLKYGQQAIEGMTGNQSKIESRVLRFFGIGEAALESEIEDLIDQQSNPTIAPLAGDGEVTLRLTARDDSKDTAQALIDRVEAEIMDRVGEYFYGYDETSLMIELSKLLKNKNLTVSAAESLTGGMFQQELSSISGASSLFKGGLVCYSNEAKIGIVKVNPETIERYGAVSGECAEELAMNAAALTNSDIGISFTGVAGPESLEGHPPGTVFIGLHVKGQPVHSEKLSLSGSRTAIRKRAVKFGCQIMINRLSGTRKQ; from the coding sequence ATGAATGCCGAAATCATTGCTGTGGGATCTGAATTGCTTCTTGGGCAAATCGTCAATACAAACGCCAGATTCCTTTCGAGACAGCTTGCCGAACTGGGAATCAATGTTTTCTACCATACGGTCGTCGGGGATAATCCTGATCGGCTGAAGAACGCGATGGGAATTGCCCGGGAACGCGCAGACCTGATTATCTTCACTGGCGGATTAGGTCCAACTAAAGATGACCTGACAAAGGATACAATTGCTGGGCAGCTTGGAAAACAGCTTGTTCTTGATGAGGAAGCGATGAGGTCCATCGAATTGTATTTTGAAAAAACAAACAGGGTAATGACTGAAAATAACAGGAAACAAGCTCTCGTGATCGAGGGATCAACCGTCCTGAAAAATGAACATGGCATGGCCCCGGGAATGTTCCTGACAACAGCAGACAACAAATTCATGCTTCTGCCAGGACCACCATCCGAGATGGAGCCAATGTTCTTGAAATATGGCCAACAGGCTATAGAAGGCATGACCGGCAATCAGTCTAAAATTGAATCGAGGGTCCTGCGGTTCTTTGGAATCGGTGAGGCAGCCCTGGAATCGGAAATAGAAGATTTGATTGACCAGCAGAGCAATCCAACCATCGCTCCGCTAGCTGGTGACGGTGAAGTTACACTGAGGCTTACGGCCAGGGATGATTCCAAAGACACAGCACAAGCATTGATTGATCGAGTAGAAGCAGAAATCATGGACAGAGTCGGTGAGTATTTTTATGGTTACGACGAAACCTCGCTAATGATTGAGCTTTCGAAATTATTGAAAAACAAAAACTTGACAGTATCAGCGGCTGAAAGCTTGACAGGCGGAATGTTCCAGCAGGAATTGTCTTCAATCTCCGGTGCAAGCAGCCTTTTCAAGGGCGGCTTGGTTTGTTACTCAAACGAAGCCAAAATAGGAATTGTCAAGGTTAATCCTGAAACAATTGAGAGGTATGGTGCTGTTAGCGGTGAATGTGCGGAAGAGCTGGCAATGAATGCTGCAGCGCTTACCAACTCTGACATCGGCATCAGCTTTACCGGAGTGGCTGGTCCTGAGAGCCTGGAAGGGCATCCACCAGGGACAGTTTTTATCGGGCTCCACGTAAAAGGCCAACCAGTCCATTCGGAAAAACTTAGCCTGAGTGGCTCCCGCACCGCTATCAGGAAAAGGGCTGTAAAGTTTGGCTGCCAGATTATGATTAATAGATTATCAGGAACACGGAAGCAATAG
- the recA gene encoding recombinase RecA — protein MSDRQAALDMALKQIEKQFGKGSVMKLGEKTDTKISTSPSGSLALDAALGIGGYPRGRVIEIYGPESSGKTTVALHAIAEVQANGGQAAFIDAEHALDPVYAQKLGVNIDELLLSQPDTGEQALEIAEALVRSGAIDIIVVDSVAALVPKAEIEGEMGDAHVGLQARLMSQALRKLSGAINKSKTIAIFINQIREKVGVMFGNPETTPGGRALKFYSSVRLEVRRAETLKQGNDMVGNKTRIKVVKNKVAPPFRTAEVDIMYGEGISQEGEIIDMGSDLDIVDKSGSWYSYNGERLGQGRENAKMFLKENPSIRLEIKQKIRNHYGLDGEFTVTETDEDQEELKLD, from the coding sequence GTGAGTGATCGTCAAGCTGCCTTAGATATGGCGTTAAAACAAATTGAAAAGCAATTTGGTAAAGGCTCAGTTATGAAATTAGGAGAGAAGACAGATACAAAGATTTCTACTTCTCCAAGCGGATCCCTTGCGCTGGATGCTGCACTGGGAATAGGCGGATATCCTCGCGGACGTGTTATTGAAATCTACGGACCTGAAAGTTCAGGTAAGACAACTGTTGCGCTTCATGCAATCGCAGAAGTACAGGCTAATGGCGGTCAAGCGGCATTCATTGACGCTGAACATGCTCTGGATCCTGTATATGCACAGAAGCTTGGTGTAAATATCGATGAGCTTCTTCTTTCACAGCCGGACACAGGTGAACAGGCTTTGGAAATTGCAGAAGCACTTGTGCGAAGTGGAGCAATTGATATCATTGTTGTTGACTCCGTTGCTGCTCTTGTTCCAAAGGCTGAAATTGAAGGTGAGATGGGTGATGCCCACGTTGGTCTTCAGGCTCGTTTGATGTCTCAGGCATTGCGTAAGCTTTCCGGTGCTATCAATAAGTCAAAGACTATAGCAATCTTCATTAACCAGATTCGTGAAAAGGTCGGTGTTATGTTCGGTAACCCTGAAACAACACCTGGCGGACGCGCTCTGAAATTCTATTCAAGTGTACGTCTTGAAGTACGTCGTGCTGAAACACTTAAGCAGGGCAATGACATGGTCGGTAACAAAACAAGGATCAAAGTTGTCAAGAACAAGGTTGCTCCTCCGTTCCGTACAGCTGAAGTGGATATCATGTACGGTGAAGGTATTTCCCAAGAGGGAGAAATAATCGACATGGGATCTGACCTTGATATCGTTGATAAGAGCGGTTCTTGGTATTCATATAATGGTGAGCGTCTTGGACAGGGAAGGGAAAACGCAAAGATGTTCCTTAAAGAAAATCCGTCCATCCGTCTTGAAATCAAGCAGAAGATCCGTAATCACTACGGCCTTGATGGTGAATTCACGGTGACTGAAACTGATGAAGACCAGGAAGAACTCAAATTGGATTAA